The nucleotide sequence AGGCCGCCTTAAATTTCAATATGGACGGATAACAAAGATCGCCCGTAATGGTCATAACATCCCTAAACCCAAAATCGATGCCCCTAAAGTTGTCAGTGGTGGTAACAATATGATCTTCCAATCTCGATGGTGGCACATTAAATGCAATTTCGAGTCGGTCCATAAGGCTCATTCCATTTATTTTCTGTTCTAAAATGGTTAATTCCGACGTGGTTTTAATAAAGTAAAAGGCCATATGCACAAAGAAAAACTGATCGCCATAGGGTGGGGTCCTACCAAACTCTGGAGTGCCCTGTTCTTCAAAACTATAGGTACCCGGAAAATATATGGGCAGTCCGTCGTCCATACGGATATGATCTGCTATGGCGCCAAAGGGAATTAAAGCCCCATTTTTGGTAATCCATGTCCTATCCGCTTGGGTAGACGCTGTTAACAGTAAGATATGTCTTTGTTCCTCCCTAGAAATAAATCCAGACTCCAAAGACATGGCATAATCCCTGATCCAGAAGGCCGGATAACTCCCCCTACCTCCTGGCTTAACAAGTATTCCCCCTGTATTGTTATTGCCCATTTGATCCGCAACCCGTTCTCCGGGGTAAATGCGGGAACTATCAATAATGGTTTCGGTTAGTGTTTTTAAAAATTCTAAATCCCCATCATTCAAAATAGCGTCCTTGGGCGTAACCATGGATTGTCCATGTCCAAGTAATATTATTGTTAGGAATAATAAGGGGAAAACTGTGCGCTTCATATGATTTGTTAGAGTATTTAAATTAAATTCCATTGACCCCTGAATTACAAGGATCAAACTCCAAATAGAAATTATATTCCCAAAACTTATTAGGGATTGTATCACACTAAAAATAAGCCAACTAAAATTTATTATCTTAACCTAAGAAAAGGGAATTTTCCTAAATTTAACCAAACAATTTTTATCCGTGTGCAAATCTTGGAGAACAAGCGTCACCAAGCTGCCCCGCTAAATTTATTTAGGCAACAGATAATGACGATATTCTGGGTTTGGCACATATCAAACAAAAAAGAATAAGCATGCAGACTATATTGGGTGCCGGAGGACCAATAGGTATTGAACTGGCCAAAGCACTAACAGCATATACCAGCAAAATAAGGTTGGTAAACAGAAATCCCGTAAAGGTAAATGAAACCGATCAGCTATTAGCTGCAGACCTTTCGGACAGAAAAAAAGTCTTTGAAGCCGTCCAAGGTTCTTCCGTTGTTTATGTCACGGTCGGATTTCCTTATAATCTTAAAATTTGGCAGCAAAACTGGCCAAAATTCATTAAAAATGTCATCGACGCCTGTATAGAAAACAACAGTAAATTGGTGTTTTTTGACAATATCTACATGTACGATGCCAATTTTTTGGATGGAATGGATGAGGAGACACCAATAAATCCTTCTAGCAAGAAAGGCAAAGTACGTGCAGAAATTGCTGCCATGATCATGGACAAAGTCAAAGAAGGTCAACTAGAAGCTTTGATTGCCCGTTCAGCGGATTTTTATGGCCCCAGTATCAAAAATTCCAGTATGTTGACGGAGACCGTATTTAAACCCTTAAGTACAGGTAAAAAAGCCAATTGGATGGCTTCCTTAAACCACAAACATTCCTTTACATACACGCCTGACGCGGGCAAGGCCACTGCCCTTCTGGGAAATTCAGCGGAGGCCTACAATAAGGTTTGGCATTTACCCACCGCAAAGAATCCGTATACAGGAAAAGAGTGGATAACAGCCATTGCAAATGAAATGGGGGTAAAGCCCCGATTTCAGGTTGCCAGTAGCTTAATTGTAAAGATACTAGGGATTTTTATGCCCATAATGAGGGAAATGCCCGAGATGATGTATCAATACGACAGGGACTACGTTTTTAATTCGGATAAATTCAATAGCCATTTTGAATTTAAAACAACTAGCTATTTGGAAGGCATCAAAGCAATTGTAAAATCTGATTATAAAAAAGAACCTGTAAAAAATGATTCCTGATTTTATGCTTTTTATCAAGTTTGGGTGAAGAATAATTACGGTGCCATTCACTTGTATGTTTGGCTCTCAATTTTTTAACAATTGTAGAATGGCACCGTTGCAATCCAAAATAATCCTTAAAATTTATGGTTGAAAAATTGTCTATATTCCGGGCAAGATTGCCTGTGGCACTATATTCTTAACGGGCTTTATGCTTTTTAAATAGGCGTATATAGCCTTTAGATCCTCATCTGGCAATTTCGAATATCCTTCCCATGGCATTGGGGGCAATAGTGACCTACTATTGTCCAGTCCTTTGTATTTCCCCTCTTTTATGGACTTTACAAATTGCTCCTCGGACCAAAACCCTATACCCGTAGCATCCGGGGTTAAATTACCGGCAAAGGAGGTGCCCCAAGGTCCAATTGCTGCAGTTCCGTTCATATTGAAAAGCACGTATCCCCCTACCGACTGGGGATCATATTCAGGCAAAG is from Arenibacter algicola and encodes:
- a CDS encoding NAD-dependent epimerase/dehydratase family protein, whose protein sequence is MQTILGAGGPIGIELAKALTAYTSKIRLVNRNPVKVNETDQLLAADLSDRKKVFEAVQGSSVVYVTVGFPYNLKIWQQNWPKFIKNVIDACIENNSKLVFFDNIYMYDANFLDGMDEETPINPSSKKGKVRAEIAAMIMDKVKEGQLEALIARSADFYGPSIKNSSMLTETVFKPLSTGKKANWMASLNHKHSFTYTPDAGKATALLGNSAEAYNKVWHLPTAKNPYTGKEWITAIANEMGVKPRFQVASSLIVKILGIFMPIMREMPEMMYQYDRDYVFNSDKFNSHFEFKTTSYLEGIKAIVKSDYKKEPVKNDS
- a CDS encoding c-type cytochrome, which produces MKKTIFAFVVLGIMAIACNSPKQKELAKADLPSAADRIERGEFLVATLGCNDCHSPKVMTPRGPVPDPNRLLSGHDSNETLPEYDPQSVGGYVLFNMNGTAAIGPWGTSFAGNLTPDATGIGFWSEEQFVKSIKEGKYKGLDNSRSLLPPMPWEGYSKLPDEDLKAIYAYLKSIKPVKNIVPQAILPGI